In the Kaistella sp. 97-N-M2 genome, one interval contains:
- a CDS encoding exo-beta-N-acetylmuramidase NamZ domain-containing protein, translating to MGLKIKIKDLLLVVLIYFGFCQMGFAQNIGKNCFKTGADRPELYLPLLQNKTVAVVTNQTGLLSDKSFLVDFLVKKNIKIKTIFAPEHGFRGDADAGEHVKNGVDRKTGIPVISLYGDNKKPRPEQLKGIDIVVFDIQDVGVRFYTYISTLTYVMEAGAENNVEIMVLDRPNPHDGYIDGPVLKDQWKSFIGMHSVPVVYGLTIGEYGKMVNGEQWLKKGIQAKYTLIPMQNYHKKQRYGVSDKPSPNLPNDVAINLYPSLCFFEGTQVSVGRGTGLPFQIYGSPWTKNLPYEFTPKPSAGAKDPFLNGKLCFGENLSNKNLDLRELDIDWLLKAYKNYKNPSQDFFLKNLFFDKLAGTDEFRKQIVAGKSADEIKSSWKKGLQDFQKIRAKYVVYPD from the coding sequence ATGGGTTTAAAGATCAAAATTAAAGATTTACTTCTAGTTGTGCTAATTTATTTTGGCTTTTGCCAAATGGGTTTCGCGCAGAACATTGGAAAAAACTGTTTCAAAACGGGTGCCGACCGCCCGGAATTGTACCTGCCGCTGCTCCAGAACAAAACGGTTGCCGTCGTCACCAATCAAACAGGTCTGCTCAGCGATAAATCTTTTCTTGTTGATTTTCTTGTTAAAAAAAACATCAAAATAAAAACCATTTTCGCACCCGAACATGGCTTTCGCGGCGATGCGGATGCTGGCGAACATGTGAAAAACGGCGTCGACCGCAAAACCGGAATCCCGGTTATTTCACTTTATGGCGACAATAAAAAGCCGCGCCCCGAGCAGTTGAAAGGAATCGATATCGTGGTTTTCGATATTCAGGATGTTGGCGTGCGCTTTTACACGTATATTTCGACGCTGACGTACGTGATGGAAGCCGGCGCCGAAAATAATGTGGAAATTATGGTTTTGGATCGGCCCAATCCGCACGACGGCTATATCGACGGTCCCGTTTTAAAAGATCAATGGAAAAGTTTCATCGGAATGCATTCGGTTCCCGTGGTTTACGGCCTAACGATCGGCGAATACGGCAAAATGGTGAATGGCGAACAATGGCTGAAGAAAGGAATTCAGGCAAAATATACGTTGATTCCCATGCAGAACTACCACAAAAAACAGCGCTACGGCGTGTCCGATAAACCTTCGCCTAATCTGCCAAATGATGTGGCCATCAATCTTTATCCAAGTCTGTGTTTTTTTGAAGGAACGCAGGTTTCTGTCGGTCGCGGAACCGGTTTGCCCTTTCAGATCTACGGCAGTCCCTGGACGAAAAATCTGCCCTACGAATTTACTCCAAAACCTTCTGCCGGCGCGAAAGATCCTTTTCTAAACGGTAAACTGTGTTTTGGTGAAAATCTTTCCAATAAAAATTTAGATCTGCGCGAACTCGACATCGATTGGTTATTAAAGGCCTACAAAAATTACAAAAATCCGTCGCAGGATTTCTTTCTAAAAAATCTTTTCTTCGATAAACTGGCCGGAACCGATGAGTTTAGAAAACAAATTGTCGCGGGCAAAAGTGCGGATGAAATTAAAAGTTCCTGGAAAAAAGGACTGCAAGATTTTCAGAAAATCCGGGCGAAATATGTGGTTTATCCGGATTAA
- a CDS encoding ABC transporter permease: protein MNFPLYFSKKIAFSKDNKNNLSRIIVFIGRLSVALGVIVSLITVSTGLGSKKAIKERMADFSGHISIKSKQSNNSYNSSILTTEGFQLDKIKALPDVASTQKYVSVSGILRNEHNFAGIIFKGIGKDFDAARFKKFLVAGTTPAITEVAYNYDVCISQKIATDLHLNVKDSIVAIFSKENQSPLYRKFKVVGIYKTDIKMIDDLFILGGINHARKIQGMKNSEVGGVDVFLNNINDIDEDAPKIDKLAGYKNYTVKATDEYPQIMDFIAIFDTNIALIIIIMLVVVIINIVMVLLILIIERTNSIGMLKTLGASNGQIRAIFINYTLMIMVPGLIIGNLVGLGFLLLQKYFGIIKLNPENYYLSVVPVDLNIFYILAISLGILLVSALSLILPSYLISKISPVKAIQYN from the coding sequence TTGAACTTTCCGTTATATTTTTCCAAAAAAATTGCTTTTTCCAAAGATAATAAAAATAATCTCTCACGGATTATCGTCTTCATCGGCCGGCTTTCCGTCGCTCTGGGTGTCATCGTTTCCCTCATCACCGTTTCGACCGGCTTGGGTTCCAAAAAAGCCATCAAGGAAAGAATGGCCGATTTTTCCGGACACATTTCCATCAAGTCCAAGCAGTCTAATAATTCTTACAATTCTTCCATTCTGACCACCGAGGGTTTTCAACTCGATAAAATAAAAGCCCTGCCCGACGTTGCATCCACGCAGAAATATGTATCGGTAAGTGGAATTTTACGCAACGAGCATAATTTTGCAGGGATCATTTTTAAAGGAATTGGTAAAGATTTCGATGCTGCAAGATTTAAAAAGTTTTTAGTTGCAGGAACCACGCCGGCGATTACCGAAGTTGCTTATAATTATGACGTCTGCATTTCTCAAAAGATCGCAACGGACCTGCATCTTAACGTAAAAGATAGCATTGTGGCCATCTTTTCGAAAGAAAATCAAAGCCCACTTTACCGAAAATTCAAGGTTGTCGGGATTTATAAGACCGACATTAAAATGATCGATGATCTTTTTATACTGGGCGGAATTAACCATGCGCGGAAAATCCAGGGCATGAAAAACAGCGAAGTTGGCGGCGTCGACGTTTTTCTGAACAACATTAATGATATTGACGAAGATGCGCCCAAAATCGATAAACTGGCGGGCTATAAAAACTATACCGTTAAAGCAACCGACGAATATCCGCAGATCATGGATTTCATCGCTATTTTTGATACCAACATTGCTTTAATCATCATCATAATGCTTGTGGTTGTTATCATCAACATTGTAATGGTTTTGCTCATCTTAATTATCGAACGTACGAATTCGATTGGAATGCTGAAAACTTTAGGCGCAAGTAACGGACAAATCCGCGCCATATTTATTAATTACACCTTGATGATTATGGTGCCCGGCTTAATAATCGGAAATCTAGTTGGACTTGGCTTTTTATTGCTGCAGAAATATTTTGGAATTATTAAACTGAATCCCGAAAATTATTATCTCAGTGTTGTGCCTGTGGATCTTAATATTTTCTATATCCTCGCCATCTCCCTCGGAATCCTTTTAGTTTCGGCACTTTCTTTAATTTTACCAAGTTATCTGATTAGTAAAATTTCTCCGGTCAAAGCCATTCAATACAATTAA
- a CDS encoding PLP-dependent cysteine synthase family protein, translated as MKYAQNILETIGNTPLVKLNKVLGDDFPALVLAKIETFNPGNSVKDRMAVKMVEDAEKDGRLKPGGTIIEGTSGNTGMGLALAAIVKGYKCIFVTNSKQSKEKCDILRAVGAEVIVCPTDVKPTDPRSYYSVSKRLAAETENGWYVNQYDNLSNRLAHYESTAPEIWAQTEGKLTHFVAGAGTGGTVTGCAQFFKERNSDIKVIGVDTYGSILKEYHETGELHYDHAYTYITEGIGEDIIPENFDMSIIDHFEKVTDKDGAIYARKLAKEEGIFCGYSAGSAIASLIQMKDQFTKDDVIVVLLHDHGSRYVGKVYNDDWMKEQGWL; from the coding sequence ATGAAATACGCACAAAATATCCTCGAAACCATCGGAAATACGCCCCTTGTAAAACTCAACAAAGTTTTGGGCGACGATTTTCCGGCTTTGGTTTTAGCAAAAATAGAAACCTTTAATCCCGGAAATTCAGTAAAAGACCGGATGGCCGTAAAAATGGTTGAAGATGCGGAAAAAGACGGGCGCTTAAAACCCGGCGGCACCATTATCGAAGGCACTTCCGGAAATACGGGAATGGGTTTGGCTTTGGCCGCAATCGTTAAAGGTTATAAATGTATTTTTGTAACCAACTCCAAACAGTCCAAAGAGAAATGTGATATTTTACGTGCAGTGGGTGCAGAAGTTATCGTTTGTCCCACCGACGTAAAACCCACCGATCCGCGCTCCTATTATTCCGTTTCCAAACGTTTGGCGGCAGAAACCGAAAACGGTTGGTATGTAAATCAGTACGATAATTTATCGAACAGACTCGCCCATTACGAATCTACCGCGCCAGAAATCTGGGCGCAAACGGAGGGAAAACTAACACATTTCGTTGCCGGCGCCGGAACCGGCGGTACTGTTACGGGTTGCGCGCAGTTTTTCAAGGAAAGAAATTCAGACATAAAAGTAATCGGGGTGGATACTTACGGGTCCATTTTGAAAGAATACCACGAGACCGGCGAACTCCATTATGATCACGCTTACACGTACATTACGGAAGGTATTGGCGAAGATATTATTCCCGAAAATTTCGACATGTCGATCATCGATCATTTCGAAAAAGTGACGGACAAAGACGGCGCCATCTACGCGCGCAAACTGGCAAAAGAAGAAGGAATTTTCTGCGGGTATTCTGCGGGAAGTGCCATTGCATCGCTCATTCAGATGAAAGATCAGTTTACGAAAGACGATGTTATCGTGGTGCTTTTGCATGATCACGGCTCGCGGTATGTAGGGAAGGTTTACAATGACGATTGGATGAAGGAACAGGGCTGGCTTTAA
- a CDS encoding glycosyl transferase family 1: MIDNKKILIITYYWPPAGGPGVQRWLKFVKYLPEFGWKPTVFIPENPSYPIIDKTLAKEVSTDVEIIKTKIWEPYQIAEFFGKDNKKFKAGQFDVGENQSWKSKLSIWVRGNFFIPDARVFWVKPSVKFLKKYLAENHFDAFVTTGPPHSMHLIGLNLKKEFPNLKWVADFRDPWTEISYYKHLKLTKSADEKHRNLEREVFKTADITLATSYSDAENFRKKGAHAFCITNGFDEVKQMFQAQQKSKDSKFTLSYIGVLEQLRNPEILWKVLAELMREDENFKNKFELKFVGRIDGRILEKIERSALKDAVKNLGYLSHSKANKEMQQSDLLLITNFPDAGSKGIIPGKIFEYLATGKQIISFGPPESDVKKILDETAAGKHFIYDGFAEVKEFILAQFEQWQQGNILTKPQNIEQFSRRNLTKKLSEIL; this comes from the coding sequence ATGATCGACAACAAAAAAATACTAATCATCACGTATTACTGGCCGCCGGCAGGCGGGCCCGGTGTGCAGCGGTGGTTAAAATTTGTAAAATATCTGCCCGAATTCGGCTGGAAACCCACGGTTTTTATTCCAGAAAATCCGAGCTATCCAATTATTGATAAGACCTTGGCGAAAGAGGTTTCGACAGATGTAGAAATCATTAAAACCAAAATTTGGGAACCCTATCAAATCGCAGAGTTTTTCGGGAAAGACAATAAAAAATTTAAAGCCGGCCAGTTCGATGTAGGCGAAAACCAGTCCTGGAAATCTAAACTGTCGATTTGGGTGCGCGGAAACTTTTTTATTCCGGATGCCCGCGTTTTTTGGGTAAAACCTTCCGTAAAATTTCTGAAAAAATATTTAGCAGAAAATCATTTTGATGCGTTTGTGACGACAGGTCCGCCACATTCGATGCATTTGATCGGTCTGAACCTGAAAAAGGAATTTCCGAACCTTAAATGGGTGGCCGATTTTCGGGATCCCTGGACGGAAATTTCGTACTATAAACATTTGAAACTCACCAAATCCGCAGACGAAAAACATAGAAACCTGGAAAGGGAGGTTTTCAAAACCGCTGATATCACATTAGCTACAAGTTATTCCGATGCCGAAAATTTTCGTAAAAAAGGCGCACACGCTTTTTGTATAACCAATGGTTTTGATGAAGTGAAACAAATGTTTCAGGCACAGCAAAAATCTAAGGATTCAAAATTCACTTTAAGTTATATTGGTGTTTTGGAGCAGCTTCGAAATCCGGAAATTTTGTGGAAGGTTTTGGCTGAATTGATGCGCGAAGATGAAAATTTCAAAAACAAGTTTGAATTGAAATTTGTGGGACGGATTGATGGGAGAATCCTCGAAAAAATAGAGCGGTCCGCGCTGAAAGATGCAGTTAAAAATTTAGGGTATCTGTCGCATTCGAAGGCCAATAAAGAAATGCAGCAGTCGGATCTGCTTTTGATAACGAACTTTCCGGATGCAGGTTCCAAAGGGATTATCCCGGGAAAGATATTCGAATATTTGGCGACCGGCAAGCAGATTATTTCGTTTGGTCCGCCGGAAAGTGACGTGAAGAAAATTCTGGACGAGACCGCCGCCGGAAAGCACTTTATTTATGATGGTTTTGCCGAAGTGAAAGAGTTTATTTTGGCGCAGTTTGAGCAATGGCAGCAAGGAAATATTTTAACGAAGCCGCAAAATATCGAACAGTTTTCGCGACGAAACCTGACGAAAAAACTGAGTGAAATTTTATAA
- a CDS encoding YfhO family protein, which produces MLKNKKLIFIIGSLVAFMVLALLYANPVLTGKQLFQHDIVQYKGGAKELLDYRAQNGEETYWSDSMFGGMPTYQMGAQFRGDIIKTFDDILNFLPKPANYIFLLFSGFFLLGMVAVRNWKYAFLGATFFGLSTYFYIALAAGHNGKIHTVAYFAPLLAGILLVYLRKKYIIGFIVTALFMGLQIAANHPQMTYYLFIALGFLFLSELFRAFQGKTAWKHFGISTGILALAFVLGVGMNSQRIMANSEYVKETVRGKQILDNDTHSSEKSGMDNERILMWSYGKLETLNLFIPRLMGGSSNEEGSEPMMSQVQEMVQSNVTSQEEMDQISKGFGSLTYWGEQPGTSGPAYQGAIVCFLAILGFFFAWKKYRYWILSASILTIFLAWGSNFMALSDFFIDFVPFYNKFRAPSSILVVVELLFPLIAIVGLYRFLNSNETTETSPENILTEEYKKKILIYVSAGVLGITFLLLFFGKSLLGFYTPTEKTYLPPYLLDFLVDERFKMFRIDAIKAIIYVGIAAAVLFLSLKKKVSQNVVIVILGLVSLFDLWSVNKRYLNNDNFIDKTFTENPFQTENSDLLMQKVGENQNLQSLLANSTVNKTLETIAEKDKTHYRIYNQVLGTFSETNTSYFKSSVGGYHAVKLRRYDDLINEYFGSIDSVKVPRILNMLNAKYMIFGEAQKPDAVINPQANGNAWFVSDVQFVNSPNEEIKRIGEVDTKRIAIVSKDDQKYFEGKAMQADSTAFLNLTKYQPNELEFKTQSKTPQLAVFSEIYYPKGWKMFVDEKEVPYIKADYLLRAVHVPAGNHTVKMIFTPEVIAKGKLISMIAFGIFLLLSLGGIYWVYRKSVGSNREQIEN; this is translated from the coding sequence ATGTTAAAAAACAAAAAATTAATTTTCATCATTGGAAGCCTCGTGGCTTTTATGGTTTTGGCCTTGCTTTATGCAAATCCGGTTTTGACGGGCAAACAGCTTTTTCAGCACGATATCGTGCAGTACAAAGGCGGCGCAAAGGAACTCCTGGATTATCGCGCGCAGAATGGCGAAGAAACCTACTGGAGTGACTCCATGTTCGGCGGGATGCCTACATACCAAATGGGTGCACAGTTTCGCGGCGACATTATCAAAACGTTCGACGATATTTTAAACTTTTTACCCAAGCCTGCAAACTATATCTTTCTGTTGTTCTCCGGCTTTTTTCTGCTCGGAATGGTGGCGGTCCGAAACTGGAAATATGCGTTTTTAGGCGCCACTTTTTTTGGCTTGTCAACGTATTTCTACATTGCTTTAGCCGCCGGACATAACGGAAAAATTCATACGGTCGCCTATTTCGCGCCACTTTTAGCGGGAATACTTTTGGTCTACCTCCGCAAAAAATATATCATTGGCTTTATTGTCACGGCGCTTTTTATGGGACTTCAGATCGCGGCGAATCACCCGCAGATGACGTATTATCTCTTCATTGCGCTCGGTTTCTTATTTCTTTCAGAACTATTCCGTGCATTTCAGGGCAAAACAGCTTGGAAGCATTTTGGAATTTCCACGGGAATTTTAGCTTTGGCATTTGTCCTCGGCGTAGGTATGAATTCCCAGCGGATTATGGCGAACTCCGAATACGTGAAGGAAACCGTTCGTGGCAAGCAAATACTGGATAACGACACGCATTCCTCCGAAAAATCGGGCATGGATAATGAAAGGATTTTAATGTGGAGTTACGGCAAGCTCGAAACTTTAAACCTGTTTATTCCGCGCCTGATGGGCGGTTCCAGCAACGAAGAAGGTTCAGAACCGATGATGAGCCAGGTTCAGGAAATGGTGCAAAGCAACGTCACTTCCCAGGAAGAGATGGATCAGATTTCCAAAGGTTTCGGCTCACTAACCTATTGGGGCGAACAACCTGGAACTTCCGGACCTGCTTATCAGGGCGCAATCGTGTGCTTTCTGGCAATTCTGGGGTTTTTCTTTGCCTGGAAAAAATACCGATACTGGATTTTAAGCGCTTCAATTCTCACCATATTTCTCGCGTGGGGAAGCAATTTCATGGCGCTCTCCGATTTTTTTATTGATTTTGTACCTTTCTATAATAAATTTCGCGCACCGAGTTCTATTTTGGTCGTTGTCGAACTGTTGTTTCCTTTGATCGCAATTGTTGGCCTGTACCGCTTTCTTAACTCCAATGAAACGACCGAAACTTCTCCGGAAAATATTCTGACGGAGGAATACAAAAAGAAGATTCTGATTTACGTAAGTGCTGGCGTTCTCGGAATTACCTTTTTATTATTGTTTTTCGGAAAATCGCTTTTAGGTTTTTACACGCCGACGGAAAAAACATATCTGCCGCCCTATCTTCTGGATTTTTTGGTAGACGAGCGCTTTAAAATGTTCCGAATTGACGCCATTAAAGCGATTATTTACGTAGGAATTGCTGCTGCAGTTTTATTTTTGAGTTTAAAGAAGAAGGTCAGTCAGAATGTGGTGATCGTGATCCTTGGTTTGGTAAGTTTATTCGATTTGTGGAGCGTGAATAAAAGATATTTGAACAACGATAATTTCATCGATAAAACCTTCACCGAAAATCCTTTCCAAACAGAAAATTCCGACCTGCTTATGCAGAAAGTAGGTGAGAACCAAAACCTGCAGTCGCTGCTCGCCAATTCGACGGTGAATAAAACTTTGGAAACCATAGCCGAAAAAGATAAAACGCATTACCGGATTTACAATCAGGTGTTGGGAACATTCAGCGAGACGAATACGTCTTACTTTAAATCTTCGGTCGGTGGTTATCATGCCGTAAAACTCCGCCGCTACGATGATCTGATTAACGAATATTTTGGCAGTATTGATTCTGTAAAAGTTCCGCGAATCCTGAATATGCTGAACGCAAAGTATATGATTTTTGGCGAGGCCCAAAAGCCTGACGCCGTCATCAATCCGCAGGCCAACGGAAATGCCTGGTTTGTATCCGACGTTCAGTTTGTAAATTCTCCGAACGAAGAAATCAAACGAATCGGCGAAGTTGATACGAAAAGAATCGCAATCGTTTCAAAGGACGATCAAAAATATTTTGAGGGAAAAGCCATGCAGGCCGATTCTACAGCTTTTTTAAATTTAACAAAATATCAACCGAACGAACTGGAATTTAAGACCCAGTCGAAAACGCCGCAGTTGGCAGTTTTCTCCGAAATCTATTATCCGAAAGGTTGGAAGATGTTTGTGGATGAAAAAGAAGTCCCTTACATCAAAGCCGATTATTTATTGCGCGCAGTGCACGTTCCGGCGGGAAATCACACGGTAAAAATGATCTTTACGCCGGAGGTTATCGCAAAGGGGAAATTAATTTCGATGATTGCGTTTGGAATCTTCCTGCTTTTAAGTTTGGGCGGAATTTATTGGGTTTACCGCAAATCCGTGGGGAGCAATCGGGAGCAGATTGAAAATTAA
- a CDS encoding DUF6263 family protein has protein sequence MKKFTAVALLSITLISCKKETKTVSKIDPATGKTITVEVPVTDSTKTAEEVAAVASPAIKDSLGVYTQSFKLEKGKTYPLTTYQKDVQTMTAPDGKTQSGTSETTDEMTFTVNNFENGIYDVSVNLLGKRNSQNANGKAISIDTKLAEPKDDQLKMMWKVNKALVGNQLNLKMDQTGKVLSITGFEPIYKKVSNSVSSVIKDAKQKAAFEKSFKQSFNEKVLKDQFTKNLVLIPAKGVKIGDKWTQTESATPDGKVKLSTNYTLKSVGNGVAVIGVAGGIPAKTDKKTSEGITRSMSSELSQNGTITLDQNTGWIKNQNIAVKTTQSETLSDGKQKQTMKSVSNSSVIVNPNK, from the coding sequence ATGAAAAAATTCACAGCCGTTGCGCTCCTTTCCATAACCTTAATTTCTTGTAAAAAAGAAACAAAAACCGTTAGCAAAATAGACCCGGCCACCGGAAAAACCATCACCGTAGAAGTTCCCGTTACCGACTCCACAAAAACCGCAGAAGAAGTCGCAGCTGTTGCCTCGCCCGCCATCAAAGATTCTTTGGGCGTTTATACGCAGTCTTTTAAACTTGAAAAAGGAAAAACCTATCCTTTAACAACCTATCAAAAAGATGTTCAAACGATGACGGCCCCGGATGGAAAAACGCAAAGCGGAACCAGCGAAACAACCGATGAAATGACGTTTACCGTTAATAATTTCGAGAATGGAATTTATGATGTTTCGGTAAATTTATTAGGAAAAAGAAATTCCCAGAACGCGAACGGAAAAGCAATTTCAATAGATACAAAGCTGGCTGAACCGAAAGATGATCAGTTAAAAATGATGTGGAAGGTGAATAAAGCTTTGGTCGGAAATCAGTTAAATTTGAAAATGGACCAGACCGGCAAAGTACTCTCGATTACGGGTTTTGAGCCAATTTACAAGAAGGTTTCCAATTCCGTTTCCAGTGTTATTAAAGATGCCAAACAGAAAGCAGCTTTTGAGAAAAGTTTTAAACAAAGTTTTAACGAGAAAGTTTTGAAAGACCAGTTTACAAAAAATTTGGTTTTGATTCCCGCGAAAGGCGTAAAAATAGGAGATAAATGGACGCAAACTGAAAGCGCCACGCCCGACGGAAAGGTAAAACTCTCCACCAATTACACTTTAAAAAGTGTTGGAAATGGCGTCGCGGTCATTGGCGTTGCCGGCGGAATTCCAGCGAAAACCGACAAAAAAACCTCGGAAGGCATTACAAGATCTATGAGTTCGGAACTTTCGCAAAACGGAACCATCACGCTGGACCAAAATACAGGCTGGATCAAGAACCAAAATATTGCGGTGAAAACCACCCAATCCGAGACTTTATCCGACGGCAAGCAAAAACAAACGATGAAAAGCGTTTCTAATTCGTCCGTCATTGTTAATCCAAATAAGTAA
- a CDS encoding M3 family metallopeptidase has translation MTNILTKPFSTKYQSAPFNEIKEEHFLPAFKELIEVSEKEIGKIVNNSEEANFENVIEALAFSGEQLETVSSIFFNLNSAETNDEIQKIAQEVSPLLTEYSAKISQNEKLFEKIKKVFEEKEKYRLNEEQEMLLTETYKGFVRSGALLNDAEKEKFKNISIELSKKSLQFGQNVLAETNNYFKHITEEKDLAGIPDAILQQYRKEAKERDSEGFVVTLQYPSFLPFMTYAENRELRKELALANGKKSFNNNEFDNQNLIKEIIKLKQEKAYLLGFKTYSDYVLEERMAKEPKKVKVFLNELLEKAKPYAEKEIEELKKLAKADGIDEMESYDHAYYAEKLRKQKFDIDDEELKPYFPLGKVQEAVFGLASTLFGLNFVETDEIQKYNDEVKTYEIFENGEFKALLYADYFPRKGKRAGAWMTSFKNQFKKNGENHRPHISVVCNFSKPTTDAPSLLTFQEVTTLFHEFGHALHGVMADTTYPNLSGTSVKWDFVELPSQFLENYCYEPEFLKNFAKHYETGEILPDDKIQKISDSKNFMEGYQTMRQVGFGLLDIAYHTDADKVGDVKTFEVEETKATNLYPSNPETIMSTSFSHIFQGGYSAGYYSYKWAEVLDADAFQYFKENGIFNPEIAAKYKVLLSSGGTKDPMELYKNFRGSEPKVESLLKRAFG, from the coding sequence ATGACAAATATTCTGACAAAACCCTTCTCTACCAAATATCAATCCGCACCTTTCAACGAAATTAAAGAAGAACATTTTCTTCCCGCTTTTAAAGAACTCATCGAGGTTTCAGAAAAAGAAATCGGCAAAATCGTGAACAATTCCGAGGAAGCAAATTTTGAAAATGTGATCGAAGCGCTGGCTTTTTCAGGCGAACAGTTGGAGACTGTTTCCAGCATTTTTTTCAATTTAAATTCTGCCGAAACCAATGACGAGATTCAAAAAATAGCGCAGGAAGTTTCTCCGCTGTTAACGGAATATTCCGCGAAGATTTCCCAAAACGAAAAGCTTTTTGAAAAGATTAAAAAAGTCTTCGAAGAGAAAGAAAAATACAGGCTGAATGAAGAGCAGGAAATGCTTTTGACCGAAACATACAAAGGTTTTGTACGAAGCGGCGCGCTGCTGAATGACGCCGAAAAAGAGAAATTCAAAAACATCAGCATCGAACTTTCCAAAAAATCGCTGCAGTTTGGGCAGAATGTTTTGGCGGAAACGAATAACTATTTTAAACATATCACGGAGGAAAAGGATCTGGCCGGAATTCCGGACGCGATTCTTCAGCAGTACCGCAAAGAAGCGAAAGAGCGAGATTCGGAAGGTTTTGTGGTGACGTTGCAGTATCCAAGTTTTCTGCCTTTCATGACGTACGCCGAGAATCGGGAACTGCGGAAAGAACTGGCTTTGGCAAACGGCAAAAAATCCTTCAATAACAATGAGTTCGACAACCAAAATCTGATCAAGGAAATCATCAAACTGAAACAGGAAAAAGCCTATCTTCTCGGATTTAAAACTTACTCTGATTATGTTTTGGAAGAGCGTATGGCAAAAGAGCCGAAGAAAGTAAAAGTATTTTTAAATGAACTTCTGGAAAAAGCAAAACCCTACGCCGAAAAAGAAATAGAGGAATTGAAAAAGCTGGCAAAAGCCGACGGCATCGATGAAATGGAATCTTACGATCATGCTTACTACGCAGAAAAACTGCGGAAGCAAAAATTCGATATTGATGATGAAGAACTGAAACCTTATTTCCCCCTGGGGAAAGTTCAGGAAGCGGTTTTCGGTTTGGCGTCGACGCTTTTCGGATTAAATTTTGTGGAAACCGACGAAATTCAAAAATACAACGACGAAGTTAAGACCTACGAAATTTTCGAGAACGGTGAGTTTAAAGCCCTTTTATACGCGGATTATTTTCCACGAAAAGGAAAGCGCGCCGGCGCCTGGATGACGAGTTTTAAAAATCAGTTTAAGAAAAATGGGGAAAATCACCGGCCGCATATTTCGGTGGTGTGCAATTTCTCCAAACCAACGACCGATGCACCAAGTCTACTCACATTTCAGGAGGTAACAACCCTTTTTCATGAGTTTGGGCACGCTTTGCACGGCGTTATGGCAGATACAACTTATCCGAATCTTTCCGGAACTTCCGTGAAATGGGATTTTGTGGAACTGCCGTCGCAATTTTTAGAAAATTACTGTTACGAACCTGAATTTCTAAAAAACTTCGCAAAACATTATGAAACGGGAGAAATCTTGCCTGATGACAAAATTCAGAAAATTTCGGATTCCAAAAATTTTATGGAAGGTTATCAAACCATGCGGCAAGTCGGTTTTGGCCTTTTAGATATCGCTTACCACACCGATGCGGACAAAGTCGGCGACGTAAAAACGTTTGAGGTGGAAGAAACAAAAGCCACGAATTTATATCCGAGCAATCCGGAAACCATTATGAGTACGAGTTTTTCCCACATTTTCCAGGGTGGATATTCGGCGGGATATTATTCTTACAAATGGGCGGAAGTTTTGGATGCGGATGCTTTTCAGTACTTCAAGGAAAACGGAATTTTCAATCCGGAAATCGCGGCAAAATATAAAGTCTTACTTTCTTCCGGCGGAACAAAAGATCCGATGGAACTCTATAAAAATTTTAGAGGCAGCGAACCGAAAGTGGAGAGTTTGCTGAAAAGAGCTTTTGGATAA